In Notamacropus eugenii isolate mMacEug1 chromosome 1, mMacEug1.pri_v2, whole genome shotgun sequence, one genomic interval encodes:
- the FOXF1 gene encoding forkhead box protein F1, with amino-acid sequence MTAEVKQAPFSQPPPLPPSSSSAAQSSGGSGGGGSSHPMSSVAEKAQQHGGHGSGSGGGGGGSAMDPASSTTSKAKKTNAGIRRPEKPPYSYIALIVMAIQSSPTKRLTLSEIYQFLQSRFPFFRGSYQGWKNSVRHNLSLNECFIKLPKGLGRPGKGHYWTIDPASEFMFEEGSFRRRPRGFRRKCQALKPMYSMMNGLGFNPLSDTYSFQGSAGAISCPPNSLALEGGIGMMNGHLPGNVDGLGLPGHSVPHLPANGGHSYMGSCAGSAGAEYPHPEGSVSASPLLASGGVMEPHSVYSGSASAWPPSASAAALNSGASYIKQQPLSPCNPAANPLSSSLPTHSLEQPYLHQNSHNPAELQGIPRYHSQSPSMCDRKEFVFSFNAMASSSMHSASSGSYYHQQVTYQDIKPCVM; translated from the exons ATGACGGCAGAGGTGAAGCAGGCTCCCTTCTCTCagccccctcctcttcctccctcctcctcctccgcggCTCAGAgcagcggcggcagcggcggcggcggcagcagccaCCCAATGTCCTCAGTCGCAGAGAAGGCGCAGCAACACGGCGGCCAcggcagcggcagcggcggcggcggcggcggctcagCCATGGACCCCGCCTCGTCCACCACCTCCAAGGCCAAGAAGACGAACGCGGGGATCCGGCGGCCGGAGAAGCCGCCCTACTCCTACATCGCGCTCATCGTCATGGCCATCCAAAGCTCGCCCACCAAGCGACTGACGCTCAGCGAGATCTACCAATTTCTACAGAGCCGCTTTCCCTTCTTCCGAGGCTCCTACCAGGGCTGGAAGAACTCGGTGCGCCACAACCTCTCGCTCAACGAGTGCTTCATCAAGCTGCCCAAGGGGCTGGGCCGCCCGGGCAAGGGCCACTACTGGACCATCGATCCGGCCAGCGAGTTCATGTTCGAAGAGGGCTCCTTTCGCCGGCGGCCCCGCGGCTTCCGAAGGAAGTGCCAAGCGCTCAAGCCCATGTACAGCATGATGAACGGGCTAGGTTTCAACCCCCTCTCCGACACCTACAGTTTCCAGGGCTCAGCCGGGGCCATCTCCTGCCCGCCCAACAGCCTGGCCTTAGAGGGAGGCATCGGCATGATGAACGGCCACTTGCCGGGCAACGTGGATGGCCTGGGCCTGCCAGGCCACTCGGTGCCCCACCTGCCCGCCAACGGCGGCCACTCCTACATGGGCAGCTGCGCCGGTTCGGCGGGCGCCGAGTACCCGCACCCCGAGGGCTCTGTGTCCGCTTCCCCACTGCTAGCCAGCGGCGGGGTCATGGAGCCGCACTCGGTGTACTCGGGCTCCGCCTCCGCTTGGCCGCCTTCGGCTTCAGCGGCGGCGCTCAACAGCGGTGCCTCCTACATCAAGCAGCAGCCCCTGTCCCCCTGCAACCCCGCTGCCAATCCCCTGTCGTCCAGCCTCCCCACTCACTCCCTGGAACAGCCTTATCTGCACCAAAACAGCCACAACCCTGCCGAACTACAAG GAATCCCCCGGTATCACTCTCAGTCGCCAAGCATGTGTGACCGAAAGGAGTTCGTCTTTTCTTTCAATGCTATGGCCTCCTCCTCGATGCATTCAGCAAGTAGCGGGTCTTATTATCACCAACAAGTGACCTACCAGGACATCAAGCCCTGTGTTATGTGA